The Amycolatopsis sp. DG1A-15b genome window below encodes:
- a CDS encoding arabinan endo-1,5-alpha-L-arabinosidase, which yields MSLRRLSALVAVAAALLSAPAAQAATYPDPGYVTGDIEAVHDPAMIRAADGSYLLYSTDQYLQIRRSTDRIHFTKIGSVWPNGAPWTAPFTDPAKPEYLWAPDISFHNGKYYLYYAASSLGSRNSAIFLATSTTGLPGSWTNQGIVVQTSTSNDYNAIDPNLFVDSSGRWWLSFGSWWTGIKMIRLDPATGKRSTTDTALRAVAQRTGSTSAEEAPFIIQHGGYYYLFVSWDLCCQGTKSTYRVMVGRSTSITGPYTDRAGVRMTAGGGTQILASHGAVHGPGHVAVLHDSDADVLVYHYYYSDATPLTGKLGINLIGYDSAGWPYVY from the coding sequence ATGAGCTTGCGCCGCCTCTCGGCCCTCGTCGCCGTCGCCGCCGCCCTGCTGAGCGCCCCCGCCGCGCAGGCCGCGACCTACCCGGACCCCGGTTACGTGACCGGGGACATCGAGGCGGTGCACGACCCGGCGATGATCCGCGCCGCGGACGGCAGCTACCTGCTCTACTCGACCGACCAGTACCTGCAGATCCGCCGCTCGACCGACCGGATCCACTTCACGAAGATCGGCTCGGTCTGGCCGAACGGCGCCCCGTGGACCGCGCCCTTCACCGACCCCGCCAAGCCGGAGTACCTGTGGGCGCCGGACATCTCGTTCCACAACGGCAAGTACTACCTCTACTACGCGGCTTCGTCGCTCGGCTCCCGCAACTCGGCGATCTTCCTGGCCACCAGCACCACCGGCCTGCCCGGCAGCTGGACCAACCAGGGGATCGTCGTGCAGACGAGCACGAGCAACGACTACAACGCCATCGACCCGAACCTGTTCGTCGACTCCTCCGGCCGCTGGTGGCTGAGCTTCGGCTCCTGGTGGACCGGGATCAAGATGATCCGGCTCGACCCGGCCACCGGCAAGCGCAGCACCACCGACACGGCACTGCGCGCCGTCGCCCAGCGCACCGGCAGCACGTCGGCCGAGGAAGCGCCGTTCATCATCCAGCACGGCGGCTACTACTACCTGTTCGTCTCGTGGGACCTCTGCTGCCAGGGCACGAAGAGCACCTACCGCGTGATGGTCGGCCGGTCGACGTCGATCACCGGCCCGTACACCGACCGGGCCGGCGTCCGGATGACCGCGGGCGGCGGCACCCAGATCCTGGCGAGCCACGGCGCGGTCCACGGCCCCGGTCACGTGGCCGTGCTGCACGACTCGGACGCCGACGTGCTCGTCTACCACTACTACTACTCGGACGCGACGCCGCTGACGGGCAAGCTCGGCATCAACCTCATCGGCTACGACAGCGCCGGCTGGCCCTACGTGTACTGA
- a CDS encoding beta-galactosidase, which produces MRRLLSLFVTLLVAIGLCAAPVSAAPVAAPKHQVTFDKYSLMLDGRRQVVWSGEFHPFRLPSPDLWRDVLQKMKATGYTAVSIYFDWNYHSPAPGVYDFTGVRDMDRVLDLAAEAGLYVIARPGPYINAEVTGGGFPAWLSTQAGRARSDAPDYLAAADEWLSQIDRIIGRHQYTDGRGSVILYQIENELAATGTAQRTYIAHLYDKVRADGITVPVFHNDKGRNGIWVPPGSGVPGTVEGKVDLYAFDGYPGGTCRTDATPGNPNTAPDWGTYGPGGAKGGASASPNTPGFVAEFGGGWFDYWGSNGTYPCTAVRQGPGYERVFYGTNLANGLTLQNFYMTFGGTSWGGLPAPVVYSSYDYGAAIDEGRQLRPKALTMKEIGSFLATVPDLAKMDRAAPVTPSSAAVKVYHNVNPDTGVHFYLPVHSPSNATTDDAFTFPLSTPDGDYTVPVRLNGQDAKYLVANFDVAGQHLVYSTSELMAQAAGTVLLHGRPGEDGETVLRYATQPRVDVLAGNVTTTWSGHDLRLNYRHDGLARVRISGGGRPAVTLLLADDATADTFWPVGGLLVRGPDLVRTAQAGFVLTGDTKAPRDLEVWGARSPLLWWNGVPVPARPTASGSLLALRPLPGPADPRLPELTGWRSAPGSPEAEPGYDDSAWPSADRTATNSTTPPPAGQPVLTADDYGFGVGDVWYRGRFTGTPGEQVSLRYGGGGAGMLQAWLDGQYLGQHVVPSALPAPPTTGTAAFTVPEGLRGDGPHVLSVMVRNNGHNEDGGVNDAHKEGRGLISSSLTGVAWKLQGGTADPVRGPLNNGGLAGERAGWHLPGFPDRAWTPAAVPAPAADPGTTWYRTTFSLRVPHDQDTSVGLTIGDPAKPRSGGRYRVLVFLNGWNVGQYIGDVGPQHTFVLPTGILDPHGRNTLALAVTSDGGPGNGLEKVTLTDLGTARGGVPVRPVFSPGWRR; this is translated from the coding sequence ATGCGCCGGTTGCTGTCCTTGTTCGTCACCCTGCTCGTCGCGATCGGGCTTTGTGCGGCCCCAGTGTCGGCCGCTCCGGTTGCGGCGCCGAAGCACCAGGTCACGTTCGACAAGTACTCGCTCATGCTGGACGGCCGCCGCCAGGTCGTCTGGTCCGGCGAGTTCCACCCGTTCCGGCTGCCCAGCCCGGACCTGTGGCGCGACGTCCTGCAGAAGATGAAGGCCACCGGCTACACGGCGGTCTCGATCTACTTCGACTGGAACTACCACTCGCCCGCGCCCGGGGTGTACGACTTCACCGGCGTCCGCGACATGGACCGCGTGCTCGACCTCGCCGCCGAAGCCGGGCTGTACGTCATCGCGCGACCCGGCCCGTACATCAACGCCGAAGTCACCGGCGGCGGTTTCCCGGCGTGGCTGAGCACCCAGGCCGGCCGGGCCCGCAGCGACGCGCCGGACTACCTCGCCGCGGCCGACGAGTGGCTGTCGCAGATCGACCGGATCATCGGCCGGCACCAGTACACCGACGGCCGGGGTTCGGTGATCCTGTACCAGATCGAGAACGAGCTGGCCGCCACCGGGACGGCGCAGCGCACCTACATCGCGCACCTGTACGACAAGGTGCGGGCCGACGGGATCACGGTCCCGGTCTTCCACAACGACAAGGGCCGCAACGGCATCTGGGTGCCGCCCGGCTCCGGCGTGCCCGGCACCGTCGAAGGCAAGGTCGACCTCTACGCCTTCGACGGCTACCCCGGCGGCACCTGCCGGACCGACGCGACGCCGGGAAACCCGAACACCGCCCCGGATTGGGGGACCTACGGGCCGGGCGGGGCGAAGGGGGGCGCGAGCGCGTCGCCGAACACGCCCGGCTTCGTCGCCGAGTTCGGCGGCGGCTGGTTCGACTACTGGGGCAGCAACGGCACCTACCCGTGCACCGCGGTGCGGCAGGGGCCGGGCTACGAGCGCGTCTTCTACGGCACGAACCTGGCGAACGGCCTGACCCTCCAGAACTTCTACATGACCTTCGGCGGCACGTCGTGGGGCGGGCTCCCGGCGCCGGTGGTCTACAGCTCCTACGACTACGGCGCGGCGATCGACGAAGGACGTCAGCTGCGGCCGAAGGCCTTGACGATGAAGGAGATCGGTTCGTTCCTGGCCACCGTCCCGGATCTGGCCAAAATGGACCGTGCGGCGCCGGTGACGCCGTCGTCGGCCGCGGTGAAGGTCTACCACAACGTCAACCCGGACACGGGCGTGCACTTCTACCTGCCGGTGCACTCGCCGTCGAACGCCACGACGGACGACGCGTTCACCTTCCCGCTGTCCACGCCGGACGGTGACTACACCGTGCCCGTCCGGCTGAACGGGCAGGACGCCAAGTACCTGGTGGCGAACTTCGACGTCGCGGGCCAGCACCTCGTGTACTCGACGTCGGAGCTGATGGCCCAGGCCGCCGGGACCGTGCTGCTGCACGGCCGGCCGGGGGAGGACGGCGAGACGGTGCTGCGGTACGCGACGCAGCCGCGTGTGGACGTCCTCGCCGGGAACGTCACGACCACCTGGTCGGGCCACGACCTGCGGCTGAACTACCGCCACGACGGGCTCGCGCGGGTCCGGATCAGCGGCGGTGGCCGCCCGGCCGTCACGCTGCTGCTCGCCGACGACGCGACCGCGGACACGTTCTGGCCGGTCGGTGGCCTGCTCGTGCGCGGGCCGGACCTGGTGCGGACCGCCCAGGCCGGGTTCGTGCTGACCGGCGACACGAAGGCGCCGAGGGATCTTGAAGTGTGGGGCGCCCGTAGCCCGCTGCTGTGGTGGAACGGCGTCCCGGTGCCGGCGCGGCCGACGGCGTCGGGCAGCTTGCTGGCGCTGCGGCCACTGCCCGGACCCGCCGACCCGCGCCTGCCCGAGCTCACCGGCTGGCGTTCGGCGCCCGGGTCCCCGGAGGCGGAACCGGGGTACGACGACTCGGCGTGGCCGTCCGCGGACCGGACCGCGACGAACAGCACCACCCCGCCGCCGGCCGGGCAGCCGGTGCTGACCGCGGACGACTACGGCTTCGGCGTCGGCGACGTCTGGTACCGCGGCCGGTTCACCGGGACGCCGGGGGAGCAGGTCAGCCTCCGCTACGGCGGCGGGGGCGCCGGGATGCTCCAGGCGTGGCTGGACGGGCAGTACCTCGGCCAGCACGTGGTGCCGTCCGCGCTGCCCGCCCCGCCGACGACCGGCACCGCGGCCTTCACCGTGCCCGAAGGCCTGCGCGGCGACGGCCCGCACGTGCTTTCGGTGATGGTCCGGAACAACGGCCACAACGAGGACGGCGGCGTCAACGACGCCCACAAGGAGGGCCGGGGGCTCATTTCGTCGTCCCTGACCGGCGTGGCGTGGAAGCTCCAGGGCGGCACGGCGGACCCGGTGCGCGGCCCGCTGAACAACGGTGGCCTCGCGGGCGAACGCGCGGGCTGGCACCTGCCCGGCTTCCCGGACCGCGCCTGGACACCGGCGGCGGTACCCGCACCGGCGGCCGACCCGGGGACGACGTGGTACCGCACGACGTTCTCGCTGCGGGTCCCGCACGACCAGGACACGTCGGTGGGCCTGACGATCGGCGATCCGGCGAAGCCCCGCTCGGGCGGCCGCTACCGGGTGCTGGTGTTCCTCAACGGCTGGAACGTCGGCCAGTACATCGGCGACGTCGGGCCGCAGCACACGTTCGTGCTCCCGACCGGAATCCTCGACCCCCACGGCCGCAACACCCTGGCCCTGGCGGTGACCAGCGACGGCGGCCCGGGCAACGGCCTGGAGAAGGTCACCTTGACGGACCTGGGCACAGCCCGCGGCGGCGTCCCGGTCCGGCCGGTGTTCTCACCGGGGTGGCGACGCTGA
- a CDS encoding STAS domain-containing protein, with protein MSAPDLSALLLTATTAEPRPGTLRVTVTGEIDMVTRPRLDEELDRAIAAAPRRLVVDLLGVGFCGVTGVASLGRLRARCAEAGIDLAVKPSGVVRRALDLAAVAPLFRLEGRPEQQLIAR; from the coding sequence ATGAGCGCCCCTGACCTGTCCGCGCTGCTGCTGACCGCGACGACCGCGGAGCCCCGTCCGGGAACGCTGCGGGTCACCGTCACGGGCGAAATCGACATGGTGACGCGGCCGCGTCTCGACGAGGAACTCGACCGCGCGATCGCGGCGGCACCGCGGCGGCTGGTGGTCGATCTGCTGGGCGTGGGTTTCTGCGGCGTGACGGGCGTGGCGTCGCTGGGCCGCCTGCGGGCTCGCTGTGCCGAGGCCGGGATCGACCTGGCGGTGAAGCCGTCCGGTGTCGTGCGCCGGGCCTTGGACCTCGCCGCGGTCGCCCCGCTGTTCCGGCTGGAGGGCCGGCCGGAACAGCAGCTCATCGCCCGGTGA
- a CDS encoding AfsR/SARP family transcriptional regulator, which translates to MGGVDLGVLGPFEVRLDSEPRDVGGPRLRTLLAVLAAEAGRVVSVASLGRALWGAEAPAHADRTVRTYLSRLRGTVGSGVIVTRPPGYVLHLAADALDAARFERLAAEGRRVLAAGEPAAARERLATALDLWRGHAAYEEFGEVETLAAEGMRLDRLRHDAVQDRIDADLAAGEDAGLIAELEALTAAFPGHERLWAQLMTALYRAGRQSDALEAFRRARHGLITTSGVEPSPVLAQVHRQVLDHHPALLATRATAAVTTPDDALTVGEHALLEDGDLRTSREHFETAYVRAERAGDATTLARAALGLGGLWVHEHRTAVAAASLLTRLRHALEQVDPGSTLGHRLRVRLAAELDYEAGTHDRVLAAAERTRAAGDPVAHAEALSLAHHCLLGPDHTRLRHALATELVGVSARSGRRTDLVMGVLWDTVDLFLAGDRHAERRLVELDELLAERKHLAAGFVADALKVMLAIRAGRFREAEAGAQACAEAGHAAGDSDALGWYGAQLVAIRWFQGRLGELVPVLDGLMHSPTLSPIDNSYYAALAVAAASAGDRRTAAGALARLCGEDLGALPRSSSWLTSLCGAAETAYLLDDRVTAARVHELLAPFAQLPAMPSLGIACFGSVHHPLGTTALTAGDPDRAVTHLRAAVRHNLALAHWPAVVFSRRRHAEALLRRGGPGDAAAADRELAAADEEARTFAGPSVTGR; encoded by the coding sequence ATGGGCGGGGTGGACCTCGGGGTGCTGGGACCGTTCGAAGTGCGGCTGGACAGCGAGCCGCGGGACGTCGGGGGGCCGCGCCTGCGGACCCTGCTGGCGGTGCTGGCGGCGGAGGCGGGCCGGGTGGTCAGCGTCGCCTCGCTGGGCCGTGCGCTGTGGGGTGCGGAGGCGCCCGCGCACGCCGACCGGACCGTGCGGACGTACCTCTCACGACTGCGCGGCACGGTGGGCTCGGGGGTGATCGTGACCCGGCCGCCGGGGTACGTGCTGCACCTGGCGGCCGACGCCCTCGACGCCGCGCGGTTCGAACGGCTCGCCGCCGAGGGACGGCGGGTGCTGGCCGCCGGGGAACCCGCCGCCGCCCGGGAACGACTGGCCACCGCGCTGGACCTCTGGCGCGGCCACGCCGCCTACGAGGAGTTCGGGGAGGTGGAAACCCTGGCGGCCGAGGGGATGCGGCTCGACCGGCTGCGCCACGACGCCGTCCAGGACCGGATCGACGCCGACCTCGCGGCCGGCGAGGACGCCGGGCTGATCGCCGAGCTGGAGGCGCTGACCGCCGCGTTCCCCGGCCACGAACGGCTGTGGGCGCAGCTGATGACGGCGCTTTACCGGGCCGGGCGGCAGAGCGACGCGCTGGAGGCGTTCCGCCGGGCCCGGCACGGCCTGATCACCACGTCCGGGGTGGAGCCGTCGCCGGTGCTGGCGCAGGTGCACCGCCAGGTGCTCGACCACCACCCGGCACTGCTCGCCACCCGGGCGACCGCGGCGGTGACCACCCCCGACGACGCCCTCACCGTCGGCGAACACGCGCTGCTCGAGGACGGCGACCTCCGGACCAGCCGGGAACACTTCGAAACCGCCTACGTCCGGGCCGAGCGGGCCGGGGACGCCACCACGCTCGCCCGCGCGGCCCTCGGCCTGGGCGGGTTGTGGGTGCACGAGCACCGGACGGCCGTCGCGGCGGCGTCGCTGCTGACGCGGCTTCGGCACGCGCTGGAGCAGGTGGATCCCGGGTCCACGCTGGGCCACCGGCTCCGGGTCCGGCTCGCGGCCGAGCTGGACTACGAAGCGGGCACGCACGACCGCGTCCTCGCGGCGGCCGAGCGGACGCGCGCGGCGGGCGACCCGGTCGCGCACGCCGAGGCGCTGAGCCTGGCCCACCACTGCCTGCTCGGCCCGGACCACACGCGGCTGCGGCACGCCCTCGCGACGGAGCTGGTCGGGGTGAGCGCCCGCTCGGGGCGGCGCACCGATCTGGTGATGGGCGTGCTGTGGGACACCGTCGACCTGTTCCTGGCCGGCGACCGGCACGCCGAGCGGCGGCTCGTCGAGCTCGACGAGCTGCTGGCCGAGCGCAAGCACCTGGCGGCGGGCTTCGTGGCCGACGCGCTCAAGGTCATGCTGGCCATCCGCGCCGGCCGGTTCCGCGAGGCCGAAGCCGGGGCGCAGGCCTGCGCCGAGGCCGGCCACGCGGCGGGCGACTCCGACGCACTCGGCTGGTACGGCGCGCAACTGGTGGCGATCCGGTGGTTCCAGGGCCGGCTCGGCGAGCTGGTGCCGGTGCTGGACGGCCTGATGCACTCGCCGACGCTCAGCCCGATCGACAACTCGTACTACGCGGCGCTCGCCGTGGCGGCGGCCTCGGCCGGGGACCGCCGCACGGCCGCGGGCGCGCTGGCGCGGCTGTGCGGCGAAGACCTGGGTGCGTTGCCGCGGTCGAGCAGCTGGCTGACTTCGCTGTGCGGCGCCGCGGAAACGGCCTACCTGCTGGACGATCGGGTGACGGCGGCGCGAGTCCACGAGCTGCTGGCGCCGTTCGCGCAGTTGCCGGCGATGCCGAGCCTGGGCATCGCGTGCTTCGGCTCGGTCCACCACCCGCTCGGGACCACGGCCCTGACGGCCGGCGACCCCGACCGAGCGGTCACGCACCTTCGGGCCGCGGTACGGCACAACCTCGCGCTGGCCCACTGGCCCGCGGTCGTGTTTTCCCGCCGCCGGCACGCCGAGGCGTTGCTTCGCCGCGGAGGTCCGGGCGACGCGGCGGCCGCGGACCGGGAGCTGGCGGCGGCGGACGAAGAGGCGCGGACGTTCGCCGGGCCGTCCGTCACCGGGCGATGA
- a CDS encoding DUF6294 family protein, with product MKRMIRGLAPVFALAATGAAVLAGAPAATAAPAHSAAVLEVKSATWGQLHVGDCEQDNGTMVIRSDGTGDWSATTLTFQTHTGDVWHSSFDFKTTAGTKLFSAGTFDSPRMDDGNPPPRYFWTKHFTFDASLFSAVNIFKTNQHSSC from the coding sequence ATGAAACGCATGATTCGGGGTCTGGCACCGGTTTTCGCCCTCGCGGCGACGGGGGCGGCGGTGCTGGCGGGTGCCCCGGCGGCGACCGCGGCGCCGGCGCACAGCGCGGCGGTCCTCGAGGTGAAAAGCGCCACGTGGGGCCAATTGCACGTCGGCGACTGCGAGCAGGACAACGGCACCATGGTGATCCGGTCGGACGGCACGGGTGACTGGAGCGCGACGACGCTGACGTTCCAGACGCACACGGGCGATGTCTGGCACTCCAGCTTCGACTTCAAGACCACGGCCGGGACGAAGCTGTTCTCCGCGGGCACGTTCGACAGCCCGCGGATGGACGACGGAAACCCGCCGCCGCGCTACTTCTGGACGAAGCACTTCACTTTCGACGCGTCGCTCTTCAGCGCTGTCAACATCTTCAAGACGAACCAGCACTCGAGCTGCTGA
- a CDS encoding cytoplasmic protein, whose product MTGDPAETNPELYRVVFENERVRVLEYQDVPGERTAPHRHPDSVMVTLSGFSRRISAGGREVGVELPAGAVRWLAAQEHSGENVGATPTHAIFVELKELRPGGAVAGTALGPGAP is encoded by the coding sequence ATGACCGGTGACCCGGCCGAAACGAATCCCGAGCTGTACCGGGTGGTCTTCGAGAACGAGCGGGTACGGGTCCTGGAGTACCAGGACGTCCCGGGCGAACGGACCGCGCCGCACCGGCACCCCGACTCGGTGATGGTCACGCTGAGCGGGTTCAGCCGCCGGATCTCCGCCGGCGGCCGCGAGGTGGGCGTGGAGCTGCCGGCCGGCGCGGTGCGCTGGCTCGCGGCCCAGGAGCACTCGGGCGAAAACGTCGGTGCCACGCCGACGCACGCGATATTCGTCGAGCTGAAGGAGCTCCGCCCCGGCGGAGCCGTCGCGGGCACCGCCCTGGGTCCCGGCGCACCGTGA
- a CDS encoding TetR/AcrR family transcriptional regulator, giving the protein MAVPYESTGRSRQKGRTRAALVAAAHELLAKGVSPAVEDAAEVAGISRTTAYRYFPNQRALLLAAYPEIQDDAGLLPPDAPADPTARLDLVMRAFIEFTLRWEPQLRAQLRLSLEAGAPQPVLRRGRAIRWIEEALAPLAETLDVHALAVAIRSATGIESLVWLTDIGGLDRPRAAEVLAGSARAILRAALDRGAS; this is encoded by the coding sequence ATGGCTGTCCCGTATGAGTCCACGGGCCGGAGTCGGCAGAAGGGGCGGACGCGTGCGGCGCTGGTCGCGGCGGCCCACGAACTGCTGGCGAAGGGCGTCTCACCGGCGGTCGAGGACGCTGCCGAGGTGGCCGGGATCTCCCGCACCACGGCCTACCGGTACTTCCCGAACCAGCGCGCGCTGCTCTTGGCGGCGTACCCGGAGATCCAGGACGACGCGGGCCTGCTGCCCCCGGACGCGCCCGCCGACCCGACCGCCCGCCTCGACCTGGTGATGCGGGCGTTCATCGAGTTCACGCTGCGCTGGGAGCCCCAGCTGCGCGCCCAGCTGAGGCTGTCCCTGGAGGCCGGCGCGCCGCAGCCGGTGCTGCGGCGCGGCCGGGCGATCCGCTGGATCGAGGAGGCACTGGCCCCGCTCGCGGAAACGCTGGACGTCCACGCCCTGGCGGTGGCGATCCGCTCGGCGACGGGCATCGAGTCCCTGGTCTGGCTGACCGACATCGGCGGCCTCGACCGCCCCCGGGCGGCCGAGGTCCTGGCCGGTTCGGCCCGCGCGATCCTGCGCGCCGCCCTCGACCGGGGGGCTAGCTGA
- a CDS encoding universal stress protein, with amino-acid sequence MTAAGLPIVAGVDGSAESLDAVRWAARTARLRAAPLEVVHALDVPALLAGGVVPPPEEMVDALRARGRRALRTAQELAGAQGVPGAVTRLDPDRAAQALIEASRSAALLVVGSTGHGRLTSLLAGSVATAVGTHARCDTVVVRGDSWDEPGAAERPVVTGVDGSEAGARVLATALAEARARRAPLVVLHAWADSPPPHRDPRCVTEAGRRLLGERVLAHDTGDVAVEQIVVHAHPRKELVERSATAQLVVLGDRGRGGFPGLLLGSTGQALLHHAACPVLLVRTTA; translated from the coding sequence GTGACCGCCGCCGGATTGCCGATCGTCGCCGGGGTGGACGGGTCGGCCGAGTCGCTCGATGCCGTCCGCTGGGCCGCGCGGACCGCCCGGCTGCGGGCGGCGCCGCTGGAGGTCGTGCACGCCCTCGACGTTCCGGCCCTGCTCGCCGGCGGGGTCGTGCCGCCGCCCGAAGAGATGGTCGACGCGCTGCGCGCCCGGGGGCGGCGCGCGCTGCGGACCGCACAGGAGCTCGCCGGCGCGCAGGGGGTTCCCGGCGCGGTCACCCGGCTCGATCCCGACCGCGCCGCCCAAGCCCTGATCGAGGCGTCGCGGTCGGCCGCGCTGCTCGTCGTCGGCTCGACCGGGCACGGCAGGCTCACCAGCCTGCTCGCGGGATCGGTCGCCACGGCCGTCGGCACCCACGCCCGCTGCGACACCGTCGTCGTCCGCGGGGACAGCTGGGACGAACCCGGCGCGGCCGAGCGGCCGGTCGTCACCGGCGTCGACGGCAGCGAAGCCGGTGCCCGCGTCCTGGCGACCGCCCTCGCCGAAGCCCGGGCCCGCCGCGCGCCGCTGGTCGTGCTGCACGCGTGGGCGGACAGCCCGCCGCCGCACCGGGACCCGCGGTGCGTCACCGAGGCGGGACGCCGGCTGCTCGGCGAGCGGGTGCTGGCCCACGACACCGGCGACGTCGCGGTCGAGCAGATCGTCGTGCACGCGCACCCGCGGAAGGAACTGGTCGAGCGCAGCGCCACCGCCCAGCTGGTCGTTCTCGGCGACCGCGGCCGCGGCGGGTTCCCCGGCCTGCTGCTCGGCTCCACCGGTCAGGCCCTCCTGCACCACGCGGCCTGCCCCGTCCTGCTGGTGCGCACCACCGCGTAA
- a CDS encoding A24 family peptidase, giving the protein MAVLVVAAAVLGLLVGSFLNVVIHRVPRGESVVRPPSRCPACGRSVKARHNVPVFGWLVLRGRCAGCGARISVRYPLVELGTAVLFALLALRLDPPDLPAFLSVGAIGIALALIDVDCRRLPNAIVLPSYPVLIVLLTASAWWRDDWWSLARAGIGGAALFGFYLLLALAYPAGMGFGDVRLAGLLGGILAYLSWPALLIGAFGGFLLGAVAGVVVLATGKGGRKTALPFGPFMIAAALVAVFAAGPLGQAYQRLTGLA; this is encoded by the coding sequence ATGGCGGTGCTGGTCGTGGCCGCGGCGGTGCTCGGCCTGCTCGTCGGGTCGTTCCTCAACGTCGTGATCCACCGGGTGCCGCGCGGTGAGTCGGTGGTCCGCCCGCCGTCGCGCTGCCCGGCCTGCGGGCGGAGCGTCAAAGCCCGGCACAACGTCCCCGTCTTCGGCTGGCTCGTCCTGCGCGGCCGGTGCGCGGGCTGTGGTGCCCGGATCAGCGTCCGGTACCCGCTGGTCGAGCTCGGCACCGCCGTGCTGTTCGCGCTGCTGGCCCTGCGGCTCGACCCGCCGGACCTGCCCGCGTTCCTCTCCGTCGGCGCTATCGGCATCGCCCTGGCCCTGATCGACGTCGACTGCCGCCGCCTGCCGAACGCCATCGTGCTGCCGTCGTACCCGGTTCTCATCGTCCTGCTGACGGCGTCGGCCTGGTGGCGCGACGACTGGTGGTCGCTCGCCCGTGCCGGGATCGGCGGCGCCGCGCTGTTCGGCTTCTACCTCCTCCTCGCGCTGGCGTACCCGGCGGGCATGGGCTTCGGCGACGTCCGGCTCGCGGGCCTCCTCGGCGGGATCCTCGCCTACCTGTCCTGGCCGGCCCTGCTCATCGGGGCGTTCGGCGGGTTCCTGCTCGGCGCGGTCGCCGGCGTCGTCGTGCTGGCGACCGGCAAGGGCGGCCGCAAGACGGCATTGCCGTTCGGGCCGTTCATGATCGCCGCCGCGCTGGTGGCCGTCTTCGCGGCCGGCCCGCTCGGCCAGGCCTACCAGCGGCTGACCGGCCTCGCCTGA
- a CDS encoding TIGR01777 family oxidoreductase, producing MKIVIPGGTGHLGRVLGRALIGQGHEVVVLTRREARPEPGVRHVHWDGRGPGPWTAEIDGSDVVLNLAGRSVNCRYTPANLREMLNSRVDSARVVGGAIARAARPPRVWLQMSTATIYAHTFGAPNDETTGVLGGDEPDVPAYWSYSVDIAKAWEREQRLAVTPDTRKVALRAAMVMSPEPGGALAMLLRLTRLRLAGPVAGGGQYMSWIHEEDMVRAIGFLIERDELSGPVNLAAPEPLPYADFLRALRSAAGVRVGLPATKWMAEIGAFVLRSDTELLLKSRRVIPGRLREAGFEFRYPEWPAAAADLVRRSREPVKTVS from the coding sequence GTGAAGATCGTGATTCCGGGCGGCACCGGGCACCTGGGACGGGTGCTGGGCCGCGCGCTGATCGGGCAGGGGCACGAGGTCGTGGTGCTGACCAGACGGGAAGCACGGCCGGAGCCGGGGGTGCGCCACGTCCACTGGGACGGCCGCGGCCCGGGCCCGTGGACGGCGGAGATCGACGGCAGCGACGTCGTCCTCAACCTGGCCGGCCGGTCGGTGAACTGCCGGTACACCCCGGCGAACCTGCGCGAGATGCTGAACTCCCGCGTCGACTCGGCGAGGGTGGTCGGCGGCGCGATCGCCCGCGCGGCCCGCCCGCCGCGGGTGTGGCTGCAGATGAGCACGGCGACGATCTACGCGCACACGTTCGGCGCCCCGAACGACGAAACCACCGGAGTCCTCGGCGGGGACGAGCCGGACGTGCCGGCCTATTGGTCGTACAGCGTCGACATCGCCAAGGCGTGGGAGCGCGAGCAGCGCCTGGCGGTAACCCCGGACACGCGCAAGGTGGCGCTGCGCGCGGCGATGGTGATGAGCCCGGAACCCGGCGGAGCGTTGGCGATGCTCCTGCGTTTGACGCGCCTGCGCCTGGCCGGCCCGGTTGCGGGCGGCGGCCAGTACATGTCGTGGATCCACGAGGAGGACATGGTCCGGGCGATCGGCTTCCTCATCGAGCGCGACGAGCTGAGCGGGCCGGTGAACCTGGCGGCCCCGGAGCCGTTGCCGTACGCGGACTTCCTGCGCGCTCTGCGCTCGGCGGCGGGGGTGCGCGTGGGGCTGCCGGCGACGAAGTGGATGGCGGAGATCGGCGCGTTCGTGCTGCGCAGCGACACGGAGCTGCTGTTGAAGAGCCGCCGCGTGATCCCGGGGAGGCTGCGCGAGGCGGGATTCGAGTTCAGGTACCCGGAGTGGCCGGCCGCGGCCGCGGATTTGGTGCGGCGGTCACGGGAGCCGGTGAAGACGGTCAGCTGA